The genomic interval CGCTGGTCCGCACGTCGGTCGACTCGCCCAGCAGTTCCACGTCCACGACCGAGACCTTCTCGTTGCTCACGTTCTCGGCGTAGGTCACGGTGTAGCCGCCGACCTCGACCGCGGGGCCGCCGCCGGGCGCGCCCGCGTCGGTCACGGTTCCGAGGTTGACCGGGATGGCGACCCCGGCCATCGCGGCCAGCGGCAGGAGGAGCGCGAGCAAGCCGACCTGCTGGCGCGAGACGTTCCCGAACAGGGGTCGGCGGTCGGCGGTCGCCGCGAGGGTCGTCACCGCCGCGAGCGCGACGACGAAGACGACGCCGAGCCCGCGGTAGAGGACGTAACTGCTCTCGCCGCGGTACCACCAGAGCGCCCAGAGGGTCATCGTGGTCCCGAGGACGACCGCGCCGGTCCAGAGCCGGAGCGCGCTCGGACGCTCGCGACGACGGTAGAGGACCGCGACTCCGAGAATCGCACCGAGCAGGAGGCCGAGCGCGTGGCCCTGGACCGCGACGCCGTACCACCACGGTTCGCTGAAGCCGGGGCCTGCCGACCCGACGACGACGGGGTCCCGGAGCGCGTTGTAGACGGTCCCGACGACCTCCTGGCCCGACACCGCCACCACGGTCAGCAGGGGGTAGCGCACCAGCGCGAAGCCGACGAACGCGAACACGACCCCCGAGAATCCGATGATGGGTCCCCACGAGAACAGGCTGGTAGCGAGTCCCACGACGAGCACCCCGGCCGGGAAGACCACGAACGCCCTGACGTAGGGGTCGGTCGACCACGACGAGAAGGGGTTCTCGCCGCGCTCCGCCCGGAAGTGGCCGAAGAAGTACTCCGCGAGGGGCGCGACCGCGAGCGCGGTGGTCAGATTGCCTAGCAGGTGGCCCGACCCCGCGTGGGAGAACGCCGCGAACACCCACCCGGTCGGGTAGAGGTACGACCACGACGAGAACGGAAGCGTCAGGGGCGCGTGCCATCGCTGTGCGCCCTGCTGGGCGAACAGGTACACCGCGAGGACGACGCCGAGCGACACGAGGCTCCCCCACGGCACGCCGAGGACGAACCGCGTCCGGAGTCGCTGGCCCCACCGCCCTCGCGGCCGGTCGAGTCGCCACACCAGCGCGAACGACAGCAGGAACGCGAGCGGGATGGCGACCTGCTCGGGCGCGGGGAGCCACGGCGGAACGTCGAGCATGTCCCAGCGTTTCGACCGAGACGGTATAAATTCGGGGCGAATCGCTCCGATTGGCGTCGCGTGCCCGACGGAACCGAGCTTTCGCAATATTGAAACGGCCGACGACAGAACAGAGGTGTATGGAACTCCGGGTCATCGAGAAGGCCGAGGACGAGATCTCTATCGAAATCGCCGGGGAGGACCACACCTTCATGAACGTGCTGAAGGGCACCCTCCTCGAACGCGAGGGCGTCGCCGCCGCGACGTACGACGTGAACCCCGAGCAGTCGGGCGGACAGACCGAGCCCATCCTGACCATCAAGACCGAGGACGGCACCGACCCCCTCGACGCGCTGGAGGCGGCCGCGAACGACATCAAGGACAAGACGACCGCGTTCCGGGACGCCTACGAGAGCGCGGCCTGATTCTCCCGGACCGCTCACGCCGTTCAGACGGCCGAATGGCGGTTCAGATTGTCGAATCGCGGTTCAGACGGTGGAATCGACGTTCGCGCTCCCGAGCGGCGGCGCTCGCGGCCGACCGCGAGCGCCGCCGCCCGTCTCGAACCGCCTGAATCGCCTCGACCTGCCAGAATCGCCTCGACCGTCCAGAACCGCCCCGGCCGTCGGTCGCGCCGTCGCGCCGACGAACCGCCGGACTGCGCTCGGTCGCCCGCGCGGTAAGCGGTCCGTAACGGCCGTAATCGGCCACGGAAGGTCGAAACGGTGAGCGCCGTTTATTGACGCGGTCGGTGAGCCACAGAGCGCATGAGAACCAACGCAGTAGTCGTAGCTACGCTCGTCCTGCTCGCTGGCGCGTCGTCGGCGGTGGCGGCGGCCGACGCGCCGCGCGCGAGCGCGTCCGGCGGCGCGACGGACGCGCTCGCGGCGCAGGACGCCCAGAACGACACCGAAGTCGAGGTGGAGAATCTGACCATCGAGGAGCTCCAGATGACCGACGTCGGCGTCGACGACGCCCAACTCCGGAACACGGTCCTCGAACGCGAGACGGGCGACACCAACCCGCTCGGCAACGCCACGGCGTCGAACCTGACGGTCACCAACGCGACGCTGGAGAACGTGACGATGACGAACGTCACCGTCCGGAACGAGACCGTCGCCGACCAGTTGCTCGGCGGCGAGGACCCCGAGGACGGGTCGGTGACCCTCGACAACGCCACGCTCGAAGACGCCCGCATCGAGTCGCTCGTGGTCGAGGAGAGCCGCGTCGGCGAAG from Halorussus salilacus carries:
- a CDS encoding rhomboid family intramembrane serine protease codes for the protein MLDVPPWLPAPEQVAIPLAFLLSFALVWRLDRPRGRWGQRLRTRFVLGVPWGSLVSLGVVLAVYLFAQQGAQRWHAPLTLPFSSWSYLYPTGWVFAAFSHAGSGHLLGNLTTALAVAPLAEYFFGHFRAERGENPFSSWSTDPYVRAFVVFPAGVLVVGLATSLFSWGPIIGFSGVVFAFVGFALVRYPLLTVVAVSGQEVVGTVYNALRDPVVVGSAGPGFSEPWWYGVAVQGHALGLLLGAILGVAVLYRRRERPSALRLWTGAVVLGTTMTLWALWWYRGESSYVLYRGLGVVFVVALAAVTTLAATADRRPLFGNVSRQQVGLLALLLPLAAMAGVAIPVNLGTVTDAGAPGGGPAVEVGGYTVTYAENVSNEKVSVVDVELLGESTDVRTSGVVVVNEDREIWTQQVSKGRLAFSGRANVRVGGLGWSEVVSVQRRGWSAADGPTAYQVWLRGPDDEGWTQTFASDPATAGPTLAEKNVSVVPEDGDFRVRLSANDSTVAEGPVPATDGNMTLDDVRFEREDDDLFAEVDGTRVRVASKETYN
- a CDS encoding DNA-directed RNA polymerase subunit L, with protein sequence MELRVIEKAEDEISIEIAGEDHTFMNVLKGTLLEREGVAAATYDVNPEQSGGQTEPILTIKTEDGTDPLDALEAAANDIKDKTTAFRDAYESAA